CGGCAGCGCACGTTCTGCAGTCAAGAGGCTTATGACGTATGGAAAAGCTTTGAAGATACGCAGTAATCTCTATACTTGTGTAAGCGCGGAACGGGAAGGCCCGATCGCCAACCGTTTTCAGATCGCCAGTGCGATTACTGAGACTTCGTATGTATCGCATCATACCGCAATGGAGTATTACGGAATAACTGATCAAATTTTCTACGATGTCTATGTATCATCGGAAACCCGTTTTCAGGATTTTGAATTCGATGGATATACCTACCATTTCGTACGTTCTCGACTGGAAGAAGGGGTCGACAGCCCCAAATTGAGCGGGGGCGTCAGGGTCACCGACAAGGAACGTACCCTCGCAGACTGTCTGAAGGATATGGATAAGATCTCCGGTCTTGAAGAAGTTGCTGCCAACGTTGAAAGCATGCGTCGTCTGAATGAAGATAAACTGCTTCGCTATCTTTCGAGGTATAACAATCAGTTTCTATACCAAAAGGCCGGACTCCTTTTATGGGCTAACCGCAATGTCCTTGGCCTGTCGGACTCATTTTTTGATATCTGCCGGTCTCATATTGGAAAAAGCAAGCGTTATCTAACGCGGGACAAGGCGGATGGGATATACGACGATCACTGGAAACTGATCGTTCCCCTAAATTTTATGAATATGAAAAATGAGGCGATGACGCCGGATGCCGAAATATAACAGATCAGAACTGGACGTTACCGCAAGAAAATATGGATTTCTGCGCGATACATTTGA
The DNA window shown above is from Pyramidobacter piscolens W5455 and carries:
- a CDS encoding type IV toxin-antitoxin system AbiEi family antitoxin domain-containing protein, with translation MDIYTKMAKRPVFTIDDVNKCYNNIGSARSAVKRLMTYGKALKIRSNLYTCVSAEREGPIANRFQIASAITETSYVSHHTAMEYYGITDQIFYDVYVSSETRFQDFEFDGYTYHFVRSRLEEGVDSPKLSGGVRVTDKERTLADCLKDMDKISGLEEVAANVESMRRLNEDKLLRYLSRYNNQFLYQKAGLLLWANRNVLGLSDSFFDICRSHIGKSKRYLTRDKADGIYDDHWKLIVPLNFMNMKNEAMTPDAEI